A genomic stretch from Mya arenaria isolate MELC-2E11 chromosome 10, ASM2691426v1 includes:
- the LOC128206883 gene encoding uncharacterized protein LOC128206883 — protein MFERMHTAMAHRLMIMTVMFLLQVISLSTGKYMLNEDGIPDTILSSDDADPFTDFTDSEFGFTNGNTKGPSFQYDKDIQALVDIIYKQEMIKLQNQRKKEDFHPDHIDAKRAWRFPQYDFGRIFSSSFLRKPVVSKAPTFSRRRTQQLSVSGPLSALANMLAAEGRRRVQAQSFHNRMRLLDLGKRSKETVDSPVQDQDVMDRDDFEFFTQ, from the coding sequence ATGTTTGAAAGAATGCACACAGCAATGGCACACCGGCTCATGATAATGACTGTGATGTTTCTCCTTCAAGTAATCTCGCTCTCAACTGGGAAATACATGCTCAACGAAGACGGAATCCCTGATACGATATTAAGCTCCGATGACGCCGACCCATTTACGGACTTTACCGACAGTGAATTTGGATTTACGAACGGCAACACCAAAGGCCCGTCGTTTCAATACGACAAAGACATACAAGCACTTGTGGATATAATCTATAAGCaggaaatgataaaattacaaaaccaGAGAAAAAAGGAAGACTTTCACCCGGACCACATTGACGCAAAAAGAGCATGGCGTTTTCCACAATATGACTTTGGCAGAATATTTAGTAGTTCATTCCTGAGAAAACCAGTCGTGTCGAAGGCTCCCACATTTTCAAGACGTCGGACTCAACAGCTGTCGGTCTCCGGCCCTTTATCGGCCCTGGCAAACATGCTCGCCGCCGAGGGACGACGTCGTGTCCAGGCGCAATCTTTTCACAACAGAATGAGACTGCTAGACCTTGGGAAGCGGAGCAAGGAGACGGTGGATTCGCCCGTTCAAGATCAAGATGTTATGGACAGAGATGACTTTGAATTCTTTACACAATAA